The segment ACCCATCTTAATGTCGCTCTCAAGTATAGGTTCTGAGTTTACGGAAGCTACCACCCTGTCTACAAGAACCGCAGAAAAGCTTAAAGTTGTCCAAAGTAAAACTCCACCGAGTATCTTTTTGAAACTTCTTGAAACCATCTTTGGAAAACCTCCTGTCTTTTTTCCCTAAGTAGCTTTTCTCTTACTATGGGCTTTGCCTCCTCAAGAGGCATTATACCACTTCCTCTTCTGCTCGCTATTCTAAAAATGACATAACTTCCACCTACCTCTATAGGTCTTGTGGTCTTACCTACTTCGTAGGGATACAGCTGGCGTCTTACTATCTCTGGCAATGTCTGAATAGAATACCACATGGGCTGACCTACCCTTACTTCTGCACTTCTAACAGGTAGTCCTCTTGAAAGCCTATAATATACCTCGTTAGCGGTATCAAGACTGCTTGTTGTATACCTTTCCAAGAGCACTCGTGCGGGAAGTTTAAAATCTCTTAGGTTAAGGTAATAGTAGGCGGTTATTTGTCCATCCTTAACATCAAGGTCTCTTGCTATCCTGTTTACTATTTTTTGGCTTAGTATCTCCGTGGTTATAAGCTCTTTCGCCACATCACTTAGACGCTTACTACCTATATGCCTTTCCACATACTCCTCAAATTCCAGCGGGCTAACGGATATACCCATCCTTTTAGCTTCCATCTGTATTATTTTGCTTCTTACATACTCCACAAGAAACTCTTGAAGGTCTCTGCGTGTAGCTCTTGCTATAGGTAAATGTAGTATTTCTCTCCAGTATGCGTTAAAGGCTTGTTGGAGCTCTGTGGAGGTTATTTGCTCCCTATCTATACGTGCTACCACTTTGGCAGAGGCGATGTTAAGTATTAGGAGGATGAGAATCAATAGCTTCATGGGTATATTATAGCAGTATGCAGGCGGTTATAACTTTGGTTGTGCTAATTACCTTTAGCCTATTAGGGCTTTACGCAAAGGAGCTCTTCTTACAACTAAAGCCAGCTATTCCCTATCTTCTCGCACTTATCATGCTAAGCATGGGTTTAACACTAAGAGGTGAAGAGTTCTACGAGGTGTTTAGAAAGCCTTTCAGAATAATATACGCTGGGCTTTTACAGTTTACCATAATGCCTTTGCTGGGTTATGGTCTCGCTCTTCTATTGAAAGTCAACGAATATATAATGTATGGTTCTGTTTTGGTTGGTTCTGCTCCCGGTGGCACTGCTTCTAATGTAATAACCTACCTCTCGGGTGGAAACCTTGCCTACTCTGTGAGCATGACAACCTTTTCTACTCTCATTTCCCCTATAATGACACCCCTCCTCACCTATATGCTTATAGGCAAAAGGGTTGACCTGCAGGTAGCTTCAATGGTCTTAGACCTTTTTTTGATAGTCCTATTGCCAGTTTTGGTAGGCATCCTTATAAGAAGGGTTTTCCCAAGGATTAGGCATCTTGAGACTCTATTACCATACCTTGCGGTCTTTTTTATAGGAGTTATAATCGCCACTGTTCTTGCCCTAAACTCAGAGAGGCTCAAGGAACTTTCCATACAGGTTTTTATACTCGTCTTGCTTCACA is part of the Aquificaceae bacterium genome and harbors:
- a CDS encoding peptidylprolyl isomerase; its protein translation is MKLLILILLILNIASAKVVARIDREQITSTELQQAFNAYWREILHLPIARATRRDLQEFLVEYVRSKIIQMEAKRMGISVSPLEFEEYVERHIGSKRLSDVAKELITTEILSQKIVNRIARDLDVKDGQITAYYYLNLRDFKLPARVLLERYTTSSLDTANEVYYRLSRGLPVRSAEVRVGQPMWYSIQTLPEIVRRQLYPYEVGKTTRPIEVGGSYVIFRIASRRGSGIMPLEEAKPIVREKLLREKRQEVFQRWFQEVSKRYSVEFYFGQL
- a CDS encoding bile acid:sodium symporter family protein yields the protein MQAVITLVVLITFSLLGLYAKELFLQLKPAIPYLLALIMLSMGLTLRGEEFYEVFRKPFRIIYAGLLQFTIMPLLGYGLALLLKVNEYIMYGSVLVGSAPGGTASNVITYLSGGNLAYSVSMTTFSTLISPIMTPLLTYMLIGKRVDLQVASMVLDLFLIVLLPVLVGILIRRVFPRIRHLETLLPYLAVFFIGVIIATVLALNSERLKELSIQVFILVLLHNLLGFLLGYIFAKIVGFDRTYAKTLSIEVGMQNSGLATVLALRYFPPESALPGALFSLMQNLNGLILSIIFRRV